One genomic segment of Verrucomicrobiota bacterium includes these proteins:
- a CDS encoding response regulator: MPFATAKLRKRLLIIEDDEIISNVYRSRFERAGYEVEICADGQSGFYRLHESVFDAVVLDLMLPQMNGADILGKIRVQKRFETLPVIVLTNSHLSQLADRARKAGANEVFSKATTTPAQVVAAVNSCLGIPTVVANDLIPMEGGTSAPTAPAGNPAMLRSHNETKVPALPPPSADVNEEPAWILDPPMDEGGARPAQNDRLLAFGEAVAPTRIPLGLNPPAKTRQALLEDQTGTASVNGIMVPKESDVPPPPSFIKGMHGWLKTLNKTDSQFKKLACLYEMVGLVHPLTEGILSSDALALRRLAEAFEALLWELHENPTVITQSTLMTLAKTTDYLAQLLEHPEVARTVTQPAVLVVDDDLFSRRAMIKALEQIQIKPIAEESPECALEKMQHTVFDLVITDVNMPGMSGFDLCKRLHATPGNRATPVIFVTVQDDFQRRTQSVLSGGNEMIAKPYLLMELGVKALVHLLKKPAAGAGT, translated from the coding sequence ATGCCATTCGCTACCGCCAAGTTGCGCAAGCGCCTGCTGATCATTGAGGATGACGAGATCATCTCCAATGTGTATCGCAGCCGGTTTGAGCGCGCGGGGTATGAAGTAGAAATTTGCGCCGACGGGCAAAGCGGCTTTTATCGTCTCCATGAAAGCGTCTTCGATGCGGTGGTGTTGGACTTGATGTTGCCGCAGATGAACGGGGCGGATATTCTGGGTAAAATCCGTGTGCAGAAACGTTTTGAGACACTGCCGGTGATCGTGTTGACTAATTCGCACCTCTCGCAACTGGCCGACCGCGCCCGAAAGGCGGGCGCCAATGAAGTCTTCTCCAAAGCCACAACGACCCCGGCGCAAGTGGTCGCAGCAGTGAATAGCTGTCTGGGCATCCCCACGGTTGTCGCCAATGACCTGATACCCATGGAGGGAGGGACTTCTGCACCGACGGCTCCGGCAGGAAACCCTGCCATGCTCCGCAGCCACAACGAGACAAAGGTTCCGGCCCTTCCCCCCCCGTCCGCAGACGTAAATGAGGAACCCGCCTGGATTCTGGACCCACCGATGGATGAGGGAGGAGCCCGCCCCGCGCAGAATGACCGGCTGTTGGCGTTCGGCGAGGCGGTGGCGCCGACCAGAATCCCACTGGGTTTGAACCCGCCCGCTAAGACCCGCCAGGCGCTTTTGGAGGACCAGACCGGAACGGCGTCTGTGAACGGCATAATGGTTCCGAAAGAGTCTGACGTGCCGCCCCCCCCCTCTTTCATCAAAGGGATGCACGGGTGGCTCAAGACGCTGAACAAGACGGATAGCCAATTCAAGAAACTGGCCTGCCTGTATGAAATGGTCGGGCTAGTCCATCCGCTGACCGAAGGCATTTTGAGTTCAGATGCGCTGGCGCTGCGCCGGCTCGCTGAGGCGTTCGAGGCGTTGCTTTGGGAGCTTCACGAAAACCCGACGGTGATCACGCAATCCACCTTGATGACCTTGGCTAAGACGACTGATTATCTGGCCCAATTGCTGGAGCATCCTGAGGTGGCCCGGACGGTGACGCAGCCGGCGGTGTTGGTGGTGGATGACGACCTGTTTTCCCGGCGGGCTATGATCAAGGCATTAGAGCAGATCCAGATCAAGCCCATTGCCGAGGAAAGTCCGGAGTGCGCCTTGGAAAAAATGCAGCACACCGTCTTTGACTTGGTGATCACCGACGTTAATATGCCGGGCATGAGCGGATTTGACCTGTGCAAGCGGTTGCATGCCACGCCGGGTAACCGCGCCACGCCGGTTATCTTTGTGACCGTCCAAGATGATTTCCAGCGGCGTACTCAATCCGTGCTCAGTGGTGGAAACGAAATGATTGCCAAGCCTTATCTCTTGATGGAACTGGGCGTCAAAGCGCTCGTCCATCTGCTTAAGAAGCCGGCTGCAGGCGCTGGGACTTGA